Proteins found in one Strigops habroptila isolate Jane chromosome W, bStrHab1.2.pri, whole genome shotgun sequence genomic segment:
- the LOC115619031 gene encoding LOW QUALITY PROTEIN: copine-7-like (The sequence of the model RefSeq protein was modified relative to this genomic sequence to represent the inferred CDS: inserted 3 bases in 2 codons; deleted 1 base in 1 codon; substituted 1 base at 1 genomic stop codon), with the protein MPFSHGAACPTSCLATXHPISTVGEVPEPSLQALLAILSKVELWVSCKHLLNHNMPNKSDPCILLLMQSQGQWMEVDQSEVIKSNLNPIFAKIFTVDYYFKEVQKLRFEAYDSHGHANVGMHDNDFLGGMECTVGQIVAQKRVTKPLLLKYGKFMGKSTITVISEEISGNNGYVELTFQAKKLDNNDLFSKSDPFLEIYRINDNCSKQLVYHTKVVKNNLSPIWESFKVSLNSLCSCRKRKLRCVVWDYDXRGKHDFIGEFFTTFKEMQKVMGENKVQWDCMNSKYKIKKCNYKNSGVVVLLDLKIHRVYTFLDYIMGSCQIHFKVAINFTASNGDPWNSCSLHYINPYQPNDXLFMVGEICQDYDSNKKFSALGFGARILTKYEVSHDFTINFNPDNDECEGIQGVVESYQSCLPKIRLYGPANMALIIFKVAHAAADKEWTKKALQYFILLILMDGVVTDMADKRKAIVRASYLPMSIIIVGVGNTDFTDMQILDGDDGILCSPKGEPVLRDIVLFILFWEFKNMSGASPISLAKCVLAEVPKQVVEYYRYKAFPPCCPQPETPASNLSSPQ; encoded by the exons ATGCCCTTCTCCCATGGAGCTGCCTGCCCCACATCGTGCCTGGCCACCTAGCACCCCATAAGCACCGTAG GTGAGGTGCCTGAGCCATCCCTGCAGGCCTTGCTGGCCATCCTCTCCAAGGTGGAGCTGTGGGTGAGCTGTAAGCACCTCCTGAACCACAACATGCCCAACAAGTCTGACCCCTGCATCCTACTGCTGATGCAGTCCCAGGGCCAGTGGATGGAG GTGGACCAGAGCGAGGTCATCAAGAGCAACCTCAACCCCATCTTTGCCAAGATCTTCACAGTGGACTACTACTTCAAGGAGGTGCAGAAGCTGCGGTTTGAGGCGTATGACAGCCATGG acaCGCCAACGTGGGCATGCATGACAATGACTTCCTGGGGGGCATGGAGTGCACCGTGGGGCAG ATTGTGGCACAGAAGCGGGTGACAAAGCCGCTGTTACTCAAGTATGGAAAGTTCATGGGCAAGTCCACCATCACG GTCATTTCGGAGGAGATCTCAGGGAACAATGGCTACGTGGAGCTCACCTTCCAGGCCAAGAAGCTGGACAATAAT GACCTCTTCAGCAAGTCGGATCCCTTCCTGGAGATATACCGCATCAACGACAACTGCAGCAAGCAGCTGGTGTACCACACCAAG GTGGTGAAGAACAACCTCAGCCCCATCTGGGAGTCCTTCAAGGTCTCTCTCAACTcactctgcagctgcaggaagaggaagcTGAGG TGTGTGGTGTGGGATTATGA TCGTGGCAAACATGACTTCATCGGGGAGTTCTTCACCACCTTCAAGGAGATGCAGAAGGTGATGGGGGAGAACA AAGTGCAGTGGGACTGCATGAACTCCAAGTACAAAATCAAGAAGTGCAACTACAAGAACTCGGGGGTCGTGGTGCTGCTGGACCTGAAG ATCCATAGGGTCTACACCTTCCTGGACTACATCATGGGCAGCTGCCAGATCCACTTTAAG GTCGCCATCAACTTCACAGCCTCCAACGGGGACCCCTGGAacagctgctccctgcactATATCAACCCCTACCAGCCCAACG ACCTCTTCATGGTGGGCGAGATCTGCCAGGACTACGACAG CAATAAGAAATTCTCAGCTCTGGGCTTTGGTGCAAGGATCCTCACCAAGTATGAG GTCTCCCATGATTTCACCATCAACTTCAACCCCGATAATGATGAGTGTGAGG GCATCCAGGGTGTTGTGGAGTCCTACCAGAGCTGCCTGCCCAAAATCCGGCTGTACGGCCCCGCCAACATGGCCCTCATCATCTTCAAGGTGGCTCATGCAGCAGCTGACAAGGAGTGGACAAAGAAGGCTTTG caatACTTCATCCTGCTGATCCTGATGGACGGAGTGGTGACGGACATGGCGGACAAGAGGAAGGCCATTGTCCGTGCCTCCTACCTGCCCATGTCCATCATCATCGTG GGGGTGGGCAACACAGACTTCACTGACATGCAGATTCTAGATGGGGACGACGGCATCCTGTGCTCCCCCAAGGGTGAGCCTGTCCTCCGGGACATTGTCCTGTTCATCCTCTTCTGGGAGTTCAAGAACATGAGTGGG GCATCACCAATATCCCTGGCGAAGTGCGTGCTGGCAGAGGTGCCCAAGCAGGTGGTGGAGTACTACAGGTACAAGGCCTTCCCCCCCTGCTGCCCGCAGCCAGAGACCCCTGCCTCCAATCTCAGCTCTCCCCAGTGA
- the LOC115619115 gene encoding 60S ribosomal protein L13-like — translation MAPSRNGMILKPHFHKDWQRRVATWFNQPARKIRRRKARQVKARRITPHPVAGPIRPIVRCPTIKYHKKVRAGRGFSLEELKLAGINKKFARTIGISVDPRRCNKSTESLQANVQRLREYHSKLILFPRNPALPKKGDCSVSTWLLQMFRIIE, via the exons ATGGCGCCCAGCCGTAATGGCATGATCCTGAAGCCCCACTTTCATAAGGACTGGCAGCGGCGAGTGGCCACATGGTTCAACCAACCCGCCCGCAAGATCCGCAG GAGGAAGGCCCGCCAGGTGAAGGCTCGCCGCATCACTCCCCATCCTGTGGCTGGGCCTATCCGGCCTATAGTGAGGTGCCCTACTATAAAGTACCATAAAAAAGTCCGTGCTGGCAGAggcttcagcctggaggagcttAAA CTTGCTGGTATCAACAAAAAGTTTGCCCGGACTATTGGAATCTCTGTGGATCCCCGGCGATGTAACAAGTCCACGGAGTCCCTGCAAGCCAATGTGCAGAGGCTGAGGGAGTACCACTCCAAGCTTATCCTCTTCCCAAGGAACCCGGCTCTGCCGAAGAAGGGAGACTGCTCAGTAAGTACTTGGCTGCTACAAatgtttagaatcatagaatag